One Panicum virgatum strain AP13 chromosome 9K, P.virgatum_v5, whole genome shotgun sequence genomic region harbors:
- the LOC120647928 gene encoding protein TIFY 11d-like — protein MAAAGKKSTRFTVTCALLRQYMREHQGQMGDLAVLFQAPSPPVAPGENDEDRIMQLFPMCAVARPAQERQEMRKQAPMAIFYEVPHQLDEAQMRAASLHRFLRKRKVRISDNNSDHNEDSMPAKKQKHTAARKPFVQDVPDPSWLRL, from the exons ATGGCCGCTGCCGGCAAGAAGAGCACCAGGTTCACCGTCACGTGCGCGCTCCTGCGGCAGTACATGAGGGAGCACCAGGGGCAGATGGGTGACCTCGCCGTCTTGTTCCAGGCGCCATCGCCCCCGGTGGCGCCCGGGGAGAACGACGAGGACAGGATCATGCAGCTCTTCCCCATGTGCGCCGTGGCGAGGCCGGCCCAGGAGAG GCAGGAGATGAGGAAGCAGGCGCCCATGGCCATCTTCTACGAGGTTCCTCATCAACTAGACGAAGCGCAGATGAGGGCGGCGTCGCTGCATAGGTTCCTCAGGAAGAGGAAGGTCAG GATCAGCGACAACAACAGTGATCACAACGAGGACTCCatgccggcaaagaagcagaaacacaCCGCTGCCCGCAAGCCCTTCGTCCAGGACGTGCCTGATCCCTCTTGGCTCCGGCTCTGA
- the LOC120647929 gene encoding protein TIFY 11d-like — MAGAGPGRRSRPFAATCALLRQYMREKESQRQERMGNLARVLRAPPPTRPVAPPQEGGERTMQLFPAHPDAAMPQPAHHQQRPDMGKAPVTIFYGGRVMFFDHVSADRANGVMQMAGSSVMHAPPLPEMVVVDVPEGSEPSAGVDLQSIARKASLQRFLQKRKRRSGNNPDDDLNEEEVPAKRMDAGGSGERLEDVPDALWLRL; from the exons ATGGCCGGCGCCGGACCCGGGAGGCGGAGCAGGCCGTTCGCCGCGACGTGCGCGCTGCTGCGGCAGTACATGAGGGAGAAGGAGAGCCAGCGCCAGGAGCGGATGGGGAACCTCGCCCGCGTgctccgggcgccgccgccgacccggccggtggcgccgccccaGGAGGGCGGCGAGAGGACCATGCAGCTCTTCCCCGCGCACCCTGACGCCGCCATGCCGCAGCCGGCCCACCACCAGCAGAG GCCGGACATGGGGAAGGCGCCCGTGACCATCTTCTACGGGGGGCGGGTGATGTTCTTCGACCACGTCTCCGCGGACAGGGCCAACGGGGTGATGCAGATGGCGGGGTCGTCGGTGATGCacgccccgccgctgccggagATGGTAGTGGTGGACGTGCCGGAGGGCAGCGAGCCCTCGGCTGGGGTCGACCTGCAAAGCATAGCAAGGAAGGCGTCGCTGCAGAGGTTCCTGCAGAAGAGGAAGCGAAG GAGCGGCAACAACCCTGATGATGACCTCAACGAGGAGGAGGTGCCGGCCAAGAGGAtggacgccggcggcagcggcgagcgccTGGAGGACGTGCCTGATGCCCTGTGGCTCAGGCTCTGA